The following proteins are encoded in a genomic region of Alistipes shahii WAL 8301:
- a CDS encoding FtsL-like putative cell division protein, whose amino-acid sequence MYRDHEFDPVTPEEQARREQEEEFARRVRREVRRMERGEAEEDIRADEEREAEERAEAEERERRERRRRSSTFWQLFSGTILVREGVSKYYPYMLTIAGMFFLSIMVMFWSLHLDMRYTRLERDVQKLRERSIRLQEQRYQRTTHSAIVEQLRARGIELYDPQAPGEIIEN is encoded by the coding sequence ATGTACCGAGACCACGAATTCGACCCGGTGACCCCCGAGGAGCAGGCCCGCCGCGAGCAGGAGGAGGAGTTCGCGCGCCGTGTGCGCCGCGAGGTGCGGCGCATGGAGCGGGGCGAAGCCGAAGAGGACATCCGCGCCGACGAGGAGCGCGAGGCCGAAGAGCGGGCCGAAGCCGAAGAACGCGAACGCCGCGAGCGACGCCGCAGGTCCAGCACCTTCTGGCAGCTGTTCTCGGGTACGATCCTCGTGCGCGAGGGCGTCTCGAAATACTATCCCTATATGCTGACCATCGCCGGGATGTTTTTTTTGAGCATCATGGTGATGTTCTGGTCGCTGCACCTCGACATGCGTTACACGCGTCTCGAGCGCGACGTGCAGAAACTCCGCGAACGCTCGATCCGCCTCCAGGAGCAGCGTTACCAGCGCACGACCCATTCGGCCATCGTCGAACAGCTCCGGGCGCGGGGCATCGAGCTTTACGACCCGCAGGCGCCGGGCGAGATCATCGAAAACTAA